The Triticum urartu cultivar G1812 chromosome 5, Tu2.1, whole genome shotgun sequence genome contains the following window.
TAAGTGGCTTCAGAAAGTGGTTACACCGGGCATTGAAAAACTCACCCTTGTGATGCCTGAGGATGAGGCAGTCAACTTCCCATGCTCAGTTCTATCAAATGGGAATGGAAGCTCGATCTGGTATCTTCACCTTGTTGACTGTGCCTTCCATCCTAAAGTTGGCCTTGGTTGCTTGGGAAACCTGAAAGTGTTGCATCTTGAGCGTGTACGAATTACGGGGGCCGAGTTAGGGCGCCTTCTTCCCAGCTGTGTTGCTTTGGAGCAGTTAAAACTCAGGAGATGCTACCAGATAACTTACCTAAAGATACCTTCCCGGCTGCAGCGACTCAGCTCCCTGCAGGTGTTAGAATGCCACAGACTGAAGACGATAGAGAACAAAGCTCCAAATATTAATAGTTTTTGCTTTATAGGTAACCGAGTTGAGTTCTTATTTGGGGAGTCATTGCGATTGAAGAACGCAGAAGTGCTACGTCACCTCTTCCTCCGTTATGCACTTGAAGAGCTTCCGTCCATTGCGCCCAATCTTGAAACTCTTATCATATGCTCATGGAGTGAGGTATATTCCAAACCCTTTTGTGATTGTTATGCATAGAGCAGTAGTGGTACTTTGGAATGTTATTAACATGTGGTATCTTTATGCAGGTGGTCAATACAACACTGACGCTCTCGCCTTGCAAGTTCCTCTATCTGAAATACTTGAGCATTTATATTAGTGGGTCTTGCGATTGTTTGTCTCTGGTTTATTTTCTTGATGCTGCTCCGTCCTTGGAGACATTCAAACTGCGCGTAAGGCACTGTTCACTCTGCAAATATATTTTTGGATGCGCCAAATCATTAATTCAAGTATTTAAACCATTCTTTTTATCTTCAGGTACTAAAACAGCTACAATCCATAGATGAATTGCTTTCTGAAGACTCCTCGCATCTAAGGCAGATTCCAGGATACCGCCATGACAAGCTCCGGAGAGTGAACATCTGTAGGTTCCCCTCTTCAAAGAGCATGGTTGAGTTGACGTCCCATATTCTGGAAAATTCAGCATCACTCGAGTGCCTTACGTTGGACACCACCGACGGTAATTTCAGGTGTTCTGATGATCGATCTGCTAAATGCTCCTGCTTGAATAGACCCATGGAAGCCCGTAAAGCAGCCTTGATAATCGAAAGATACATCAAGGGGAAAGTTCCCTCTACACTTCAGCTAGATGTGGTGGATCCTTGCAGCCGGTGCCATGATGTTGAACTTTGCAATGTTTATCATAGATTTATCATGTGTTTGAACGGTCTAAATTCTGTGATCTGTAGTGGGATGTGCGTTGTCTCTTACTGCATCATTATGTGCAGTGTTTAGCTCTGCAATATTTCAAGGCAATTGCTTAAAGTTTAACCTCTCATAATTCAAGACCTTTTCGTTTCGTAATTGTTTGCCTTGTACATGTATATTTTTTTTCAATCGTCACCTACTTGTTCGCGGACACTGTTTGGACGTGTCATGCGGACATCCACTAGGAGTCTGGGTACCCAATGGTAAACCTCAAATAAGTAGGGGTGTCCGGACATTCAAGCTACATTCAAACATAGTTCGGACATAAAACATCAAAGCATAGTTCAAATTTACATAGAACTTAACTAAATCTACCTAACGAACCGAAGCCGGATCTTGAACGCCGTCAGGCCGCTGCTGCTTTCGTTGTCGTGGTTGCTCCTATCGCCATGGCATCTGTCCTGGGTTACGGTGGCGCACTTGCAGAGGAGCGCCTCAGCCCTCAGCCTAGGTAGCGCACTCCTGATCCTTTCTGCAGCGCCTCGATGTTGAGCCGCCACCGGCAGCGACTAGCCGTTTCCTTGGTCGTATTCGACCGGTTGAGCGCCCACTTAAGGGGCGAGCTGGGGGCCAACAAGGAAGGGCGGCGGCGCCACCTGTGACTTTGCAAAGGACGCAAAGTTTGGAAAGTGATCTGACTGAAATCTTCGAAACTACTATACAGACGACAGTCCCTGCACGACACGGGAACGACAGCCAAATCCAGCCGTCTATTTCACTTCAGTTTTGTGCATGGATGAGCTGATCTGCATTGTCGTTCACATATCGTCCACCGCTCATCGTGTGTATAGCAGCGCTGCCGAAATCTTTGAGTGCTCCTGCTCTGATTTTGCGTCAGTTGGCTGTTGGTGGCTAAGTGAAACTAATTAAATAAATTGCTTCAAATATGGTTGGTTGCTGCCGCTGCCTTGTTTACGGTGTACTATTTGGAATCTGAGCAATGATATGTGTTCTCATGGAGCACTGTCGTGGGTTTTTGGAGCACAAGCTCTTGTCAAAGACATGGAAACGAATCAGGCATACACTATTTTCTTCAGCAGAAGGAGACGAAAGCAAATGTCCTTTTTACTTCAATCAAACTTTGTACTACTACCGATAACATCTTTGAAAAGCATTGCAGCTATATATTCCTATCAGAAAGTAACCGCTCCCCTTCTTCTCCTTCAAATTTTCGACGACTAAGGAGGATCTTTCATAACTTTGTGCATTGTATTTCAAGAAATGACAAGAGGCTTTCACAATCTTACAGTTTCTGAATTATGCCATCAGCTTTCGGAAGAACTTTCATCAATTCAAACCCCACTTTCAGAAATTAAGAAGAGGATTTTCAGAAAGAAACATATACAATAACTTTGCACTAGTTGATATACAACCTTTTTACTAAAATAGATATCTAGTACCATTCGCTCATATGGTACACAACTTCAATTTTTCGTAACAAAAAACAAAGGGAAACTGGGATCTAAATGTAGCCTGTCAGCCCCAACATTACAACTTTCCAACACATGAATCACAACTTTCAACAACAACAAAACCTAAAAATCCGAGGTGGAGTAGATCTTGGGCCCAACAGACTGCATTGCATTGGCTCTCCCTGGTTGCAGCACTCCCGAAGGAAATATACTTGACCAAACAAAGCATTGATCAAAACTATACTACAATTAGGTCCCAATCATTATTAGGGAAAGAATTAAATGTCTACATATGGTAGCTAGATGATTCGTTTATCTGTAGGATGCACAGAATGACGCGTATATTTCTCACGAGGCTGTAAGAACAAGTTCCTCTATGTGGCCACAGTCAACAAATGAAACCACTACAAAAATGTAAACAAACAGCAGTAAGAAGCTGTCTGGAACACATACACGAACAACTATACAGAAAGACAGTGTAAGACTCGTCTATTCATGTGGCTGGAGACAGCTTCCACTGGATTACTGGTTCTGTAACTGCGTCGTAGGAGCTGGAAACATTTCTGACAGGGTCTTGATTATTTTTTCCACCTGAAACATCGTCTGCATCGGTATTCTCTTGGACGAAAGCTCCCGCAGCCGCTCCTTGAAATCCTCCACGTTCTTCACCTTCAGCTTACCCACATCCCTCTCCGTAATGACGAAGATCAAGGAGATCGCAGAGTGGATGCCCTGAGAGGTTACCATTCCACCAGCATCTTCCTCCATGACGATATTCACCAATTCCATAGCCTTGTCACAGATCATGTCCAGCGCCTCTGGAGATTTTGGTAGACGGTCGAGCAGGAGCAGGAACTCAtcggtggccatgaagcattcgAGCAGCCTATCAGGCACGTCACTAACAGCAGCTGATAACTTGGCCTCCTCATCTGCACAGAGTGCAAGGATTGCAGCGCCAGTCTCCTTCCTTAGTACAACATCCTCAATCTTGAGTAGACCACTGAGCATTTTCATTCCCCCTATTGTCACCATTCTTTTCCTGAACACATCAAACTCTGACAGTGTTGCAATTATAGAAGCTACCATGGCCAACAATGATGCTGAAAGTCCAAGCTTTCCTGCCCTCTCGACGACATTCTTTAGAACAGCTGGTACTTCATTCTGACCGGCTAGGATCTCCCTGTTGGGCCTGTGCATGGACAAATTATGGATTAATGAGATCCTCTGCGCCTCAATATCAGCTGACCATACATTCATCCAGTGCTTCCTAAGATTCATCAGCAGTGGGGTCAGCTCTGGCCACTTGGCAAGGCAAGGTTGCATTCCCTTGGATGTTTTGGACATTAGATTGAGCATCCGCAAGGCCTCTTTCTGCCGTACTGGATGCCCTGAGAACAGTTCTAGGATCTCTTGAATTTCATCCTCTGCAGGTGGCACCAAGGGGAGCGAGCGTCCAATGCTGGAGCGGGCAAGGTTAGAGTGGTCGAGGCACCACTCAGCAATCATGTCATGGAGGAGGTGGTTTGGAGCAGTGAGTGAGTGGGGCAAGGAGTGACCAGTAACAGGGCAGGTATTTTTCTGTGCAAGGGACCACTGTTGGCATGATTTATCAACAGTCTGCAATCAAGCAAAGCAAAACGTGGTTACTGGGTCAATCTAAACCATGTGAGAGTTCCAGAAGAAGCAAAAAATACTTTGAATAAATTTATTATGGTAATTGATCATGACCACTAATGACCAACCTTAGCATTCTGGAACAAGAAAAGGACATAATACAGCTTACATAAAACCTACACCCATGCGACCATACGATGAATGTAAGCACAGCATGTCAGTTTCACTTTCAACTTATCCGTGGGACATCGTATTTCCTTGGAAGAAAATGGCGAAAAAAGAAACATAGCATAAACATCAACTCCAAAAGGAAAACAAGAAAAGGCCTGTTGATTTTTGGTCCCAGGTTTCTACTTTTCAGAAACAGTATGTCATAGTGCGCCAATAACTACTGATTAAATCCCAAGATAACCATATAAACCTACAGCACAAGGGAAACATATGTTATATTTAACAGCTTACGAATATCAAACCTGGCCAACTAGCTTAACCTAAGTACATCTGAGGCGATTCGAACTGCTACATACAGCAGGAAGTGCAGGTTATTTTATTATGATCCAGGAGAATGTCAACTTGTACCTTTTTCTTTCAATGCCCGATCTATTTGGTTATTTATTAACTATAAACATGTGATGCAATTCAAGAGGAAAGTCCATCGATAATCGAACTACTCAGTGACTAAAAAGGGAATCTCATGTAAAGGATAATATGAGTCTCAACTTACATTTAACTAGCCAAGTCAGAGGAGAGAACTGCATGATATTAATAGTATTGGACAGTTAATCCTGGTTGTGGATAGCTTTTATCGCTGCCCATTATTAATAATTTATGACAAATTAGCAATAATATTTCATTGGCTAGTGACGGTGAGCAGAGAAATTTGGCAGAACAGGAAACATCCAGCAGAAAACAGTCCATACATTTTTTATAAAAGGAAGCAATGGCGAGAGCTTGTGACTTACATATCCAGAAGCCAATATAATAGGATCTTTCATTACTCGTTCAAGCAGTGGATCACCCTAACAACACAGCAATTGTATAATCAGTATTGGTGAAGATGTTGAAATGGAGCAATAAATTTGATTGCATACAAGAGAGACAGCTTAATCAATTTGATCGAATGCTACTGTTACACATGCATACATGATTCTACTGGACTTGAACTGAGCAGGAAATTTTGCCCATATTCTAATAGTTCTTATAAATGAAGAAAAGAACGCCATGTAAAAGAACACCATGATGCTACCGGCTTAATCAATTTGATTGAATGCTACTGTTTCTTCCGGAATAGCACGAGAGATTTTCCACTGAGACTTTTTCGTTTTGAACTTTTAAAAATACTTCTTCCACTGACCACTTGACCAGTGAACACCATGTAGCATTTTGTTGTGCAAATGCTAGAAACAGCAACAGCAAGAAACAAAGAAAAGAGCCACAAAAACTAGAAATTCTTGCACGGAGATAAAAGAATCCGATCAACAGCAAGATACAGAGAAGAAACGAGAGGGGCCAGAACAAGACATGAGCTTCCATTAGAAACAGAGTTGGAAGCCAAGAATCAGAGACGGTGGCAGGCACTTACTTCGCTATGAGGCCATTTGGTAGCGAAATCGCGAGGGAGTTTCGGTGGCCCCGATGTCTTCTTGTGGGAGAGGTCCATGAGGCCGGTCATTGCCTTCTCCATCTCGGCGAACGCTGCCTGCCCTTGGGCTTGGTCGCTGACCGCGGCATCCTCCTGGATCTTCATCAACGCAGTCATTGCCTTCTCCATCTCGGCGAACGTCATTGCCTTCTCCATCGCGGCGATCGCTGCCTGCCGTTTGGCTTGGTCGTCGGCCGCGTCACCCTCCTGGATCTTCGCCAACGCAGTTTGCATCATGGCGGCGAACTCAGACCGCGTGGGGGCGACCTCTACAGGCTGCTGCTCCGACCCGGCTTCATCACCGGTCCCAGTTCTTGCCGCCGCCACGGCCGCCGACTCCGACGTGCCGGAGGCGTCAGGTACCGTGTCCTGCCCGTGCGGGGTTCCTGCTGCTGACCTCGCGGAGGGTTTCTTGCTGATGCCAAGAACCTTCCTAGCCGCCTGCCGCGCTCGCGGCCAGAATCTTGGCCGCGATGATGCCGGGGCGGGGGAGGAGCTCCCTTGTCCGGCCTCGGCGGGCTGCATGGCGCTGGCCTCGTCTATCTCCCGCTCGACACTGGAACGCAGCCGCTGTTCCAAGGTGGCGACCGCCGGCCTCCTGGAGCTCTGGGAGGGTGGCGGTGGCCTCTCTCCAGGTCCAGGAGGAGCAAGCGCAGGAGGCGCACTTGCTCCGCCTCTGTTTCTCCTCCCTGACATGGCCGCTTCTTGGTTTCTTGCGCGGCGGTGGGTTGCCTGGCTGCTGCTTCCGATGGGCGTTGGGCGATGGCTTCGTGGTTTGAGTTTGGGAGGGAAGGTGTGATCTGACGTGGTGGTAGTTATAGGGGATGGTATTGGAGGGGAGACGGGCTGGCCTTTTTATAGTCTGGACGCCATGTGGTTGGGTGTCTCCGGTCTGGGGGCAAAGACTCCCAATGCTGTGCAAACGGCTGACATGAACTTCTGTTACTCTTTCTGTTTCTGTTGGCACTTGGGAATGTCATTGTAGGTCTGGAACCATCTGTTGATGATCACTGACGCTGGATACACATGTCTGTCTGCAGAACGAACCATCTTGGCCGAATGCAATGCTCTCGAGCCACCAAGAAGAGCCCAGCACTCCTTCACTCCATGGCGACGGCATGCGCATCTTCTGTCAAGCATTCCGTCGAGCTGAGCGTCGTCTCCCAGCCCACTAATGGCCAAGCCTTCGCAATTGATCCAGTCCTATGTACTGCACAGGAAGCTGCTTGAATTCAATAGTATCTCCAGCTGCTATCTGTCCGTGTAAAACAGCCACTGGATACATACATGTCTGCAGCACGAACCAGCCGTTTAGCTGTACATGGCGCCTCACGCCTCATGTCAAGCATGCCGTCGAGCTGAGCTGAGCTGAGCAGAGCATTGTCCCCCAATTCGCTAATGGCAGGCCTTTGCATCGATTTCTCAAGTGCTTCAGCACGCTTCTCCTCTGCCGGGCCTTGGATCGAACAGAGACAGCGCCCAGAACTGCCCCTCCCTTGCCTGGCATTTCGTCGAACACCTGTCCctcgctggcaggaccagccacCACTGCGCAAGGAAACGGGGGTGCCCGGTTCGGCGCTGCCCCCGTGGCCGTGGCCTCCATGTGCGCCGCCACTCGATCAGTAGCTCGACCTTGCTGTTGCGGTCCCGCCGCAGATCGACGCGGTGTCGGTCCGTCGATGCTGGCGGGGAAACACAGGAAGGACATGGGCGAGGCGGAGGAGGATAGGAAGGGAGAGAGGGTCGGCGGAGCTGCGCCGTGGCTCGTGGGGATCTGGAGAGGCTCCAAGGAGCAACGGTGACGGTGGGAAGCAACGGCACTGGAGAGCCGGAGAGCCGGAGCACCTCTCCGGTGCTCGGCTGTTTGCAGCGCTTCAGGATTAGACGAGTGGAGTAGACAATTACTCTGTGTGGAATGGGTTTACATACACCAACGGGTAGATTATTTGTGGATTTGCTCACACAACTTGTGAACTGGTTCCACATTGCCGGAGACGGGTCACGCGTAGAATGCCACACCACCTTTGACCATCATGGTTTAAACCTAGAACGAATTCAAATGCCAAAAATGGTACTTAAAAAAGCCTTATGCGCAAATTCCAGTAGTTATAAAAACTCAAGAGATTCCAATTATTTCCATAAAGTAATTAAGTACAACAAGAACGAGTAGGTAAACCGGCCAGCAAAAGGCGAGAAGAATATGACCAGTGGCAAGCAATAGAGGAAGATcgataagaagaagaagaaattgAAGGGAAATAAGAAAATGCGGTGTATCAAGTGAAAACTTGATTTTAGTGAAAATCTGAAAACTATGCGTTTTGTGCCGTCGGATTTACAACGAACAACATCCGCTCAAACATGGAGCTCCAACAGCAACTTAAACATCAATTTGCAAGTAACCCCCGGCTTCCTAATAATGTTACCTGTTTAGTTGGGTATTGGATTATCCGGATAAGTTCTTATTGACAATTTTTTTTCTTCAGAGGAAACAATAGTCGCATCTCTTTGTTTACCTCCCTTATATGCGTTTATATCGGAGAAAATTCATCCGGCTTAAATTCTTTATCATACTTATGAGAAAAAAAAGACAACGCTTCAGAATCCTAACCAGCAGGACATAACCAACGAGATGAAACATACGTATACGAGGAAAAAAATCTTAAAATTAGATGTCTGCAGGAGAGCCGCTATGAGTAAATTTATCATTCTTTTTCCTCGTAAACCTTAGTACTGATTTGGGAAGAAAAAAAGGGTACTAGTGATATACCTTTACATTGTGTGAGGTGAAATAACTCTTCTTTTCACACATTTTCAAGAAAATCCCAGCTGATTTTGAGCATTTTCACATGTTTTTTTTACATATAGGATTTTGCTTGTTTTTAGTAGGTTTTTGGAAAGAAGATTTGCTTTATCTTTTTTTGGGATTGTCGTGTGAAACACCATGTTCATAGTGAGGCACAACTGTGTTTCCCGAAAAGTGAAAAGTGAAAAATGCAATTGTT
Protein-coding sequences here:
- the LOC125510198 gene encoding U-box domain-containing protein 73-like, translating into MSGRRNRGGASAPPALAPPGPGERPPPPSQSSRRPAVATLEQRLRSSVEREIDEASAMQPAEAGQGSSSPAPASSRPRFWPRARQAARKVLGISKKPSARSAAGTPHGQDTVPDASGTSESAAVAAARTGTGDEAGSEQQPVEVAPTRSEFAAMMQTALAKIQEGDAADDQAKRQAAIAAMEKAMTFAEMEKAMTALMKIQEDAAVSDQAQGQAAFAEMEKAMTGLMDLSHKKTSGPPKLPRDFATKWPHSEGDPLLERVMKDPIILASGYTVDKSCQQWSLAQKNTCPVTGHSLPHSLTAPNHLLHDMIAEWCLDHSNLARSSIGRSLPLVPPAEDEIQEILELFSGHPVRQKEALRMLNLMSKTSKGMQPCLAKWPELTPLLMNLRKHWMNVWSADIEAQRISLIHNLSMHRPNREILAGQNEVPAVLKNVVERAGKLGLSASLLAMVASIIATLSEFDVFRKRMVTIGGMKMLSGLLKIEDVVLRKETGAAILALCADEEAKLSAAVSDVPDRLLECFMATDEFLLLLDRLPKSPEALDMICDKAMELVNIVMEEDAGGMVTSQGIHSAISLIFVITERDVGKLKVKNVEDFKERLRELSSKRIPMQTMFQVEKIIKTLSEMFPAPTTQLQNQ